Proteins encoded in a region of the Pelmatolapia mariae isolate MD_Pm_ZW linkage group LG6, Pm_UMD_F_2, whole genome shotgun sequence genome:
- the aplf gene encoding aprataxin and PNK-like factor isoform X1, whose amino-acid sequence MSGFDLVPVDGGDPVHLPPGETVLGRGPLLGISDKRVSRHHGLLENLSGELRLKATHLNPCFIQSTPTDDPRPLQKGSWHVLRHGDFFSLLPGRFIYEVVSVGGDERTPRNSQMSEEEEEETLPVPPDPAVDLRPAARLNQEEPPPSAAQEEDEEAERPFKGDSAGSVKDDQQGAAPSVTRRRVLPAWMLAAVPAAKTPSSTPTVRTCRPAAPSPATKRAAVAQATPATTSSPEEAEFTRKEEERPRKRRKLSDDEEQPEEAAAHRPAKPNKSEDSGENDSFTMKAEAEDKANESEKEGKMSENNRTSKRAEPAGSNGDAQSGPAPSKARVRTPCPYGKACYRKNPLHFQDCSHPGDTDYEEEEEEDKPECPYGSDCYRKNPLHRKEYKHTKKPVNPPTARHVAKKTPADEEDEDEYEDSFIDDDSEDAGDDSDYVPPDSDSGKEDIKGLQREATAFLKRRK is encoded by the exons ATGTCTGGCTTCGACCTGGTCCCGGTGGACGGCGGGGATCCGGTCCACCTGCCACCCGGAGAGACGGTGTTGGGCCGGGGCCCGTTACTGGGA ATCAGTGATAAGCGAGTCTCCAGACACCACGGGCTGCTGGAGAACCTGAGCGGAGAGCTGCGCCTCAAAGCC ACACACCTGAACCCGTGCTTCATTCAGTCGACCCCCACCGATGACCCTCGACCTCTGCAGAAAGGTTCCTGGCACGTCCTTCGTCACGGAGACTTCTTCTCTCTGCTGCCGGGTCGGTTCATCTACGAGGTGGTGTCAGTGGGCGGAGACGAGCGCACGCCCAG GAACAGCCAGAtgtcagaagaagaagaagaagagacacTTCCTGTTCCTCCTGATCCAGCTGTGGATCTACGTCCAGCTGCCAGACTGAACCAGGAGGAGCCGCCGCCGTCAGCAGCTcaggaggaagacgaggaggcCGAGAGACCGTTCAAG GGAGACTCGGCAGGATCGGTGAAAGACGATCAGCAAGGCGCCGCTCCGTCGGTGACCAGGAGAAGAGTTTTACCTGCATGGATGCTGGCggctgtacctgctgcaaaGACTCCGTCCTCCACCCCGACAG TTCGGACCTGCCGACCTGCAGCGCCGTCACCTGCCACTAAACGAGCAGCTGTCGCACAAGCCACGCCCGCAACAACCTCCTCACCTGAGGAGGCGGAGTTCacaaggaaggaggaggagaggccgaggaagaggagaaaactGAGTGATGACGAAGAACAACCTGAG GAGGCCGCCGCCCACCGTCCGGCTAAACCGAACAAGTCTGAGGACAGCGGCGAGAACGACAGCTTCACCATGAAGGCGGAAGCGGAGGACAAAGCAAATGAGTCTGAGAAGGAGGGCAAGATGTCTGAAAACAACAGGACGTCTAAACGAGCCGAGCCTGCCGGGTCGAACGGAGACGCCCAGTCTGGCCCCGCCCCCTCCAAAGCCCGTGTCAGAACGCCGTGTCCGTACGGGAAGGCCTGCTACAG GAAGAACCCACTTCATTTCCAGGACTGCAGTCACCCTGGAGACACAGActacgaggaggaggaggaggaggacaaacCCGAGTGTCCCTACGGCAGCGACTGCTACAG gaaaAACCCCCTGCACAGGAAggaatacaaacacacaaagaaaccaG TAAATCCCCCCACAGCTCGCCACGTCGCCAAAAAGACTCCCGCTGACGAAGAGGACGAGGACGAGTACGAGGACAGCTTCATTGATGACGACAGCGAGGACGCGGGCGATGACTCGGACTACGTCCCTCCTGACTCAGACAGCGGTAAGGAGGACATCAAAGGCCTGCAGAGAGAGGCTACGGCCTTCCTGAAGAGGAGGAAGTAG
- the aplf gene encoding aprataxin and PNK-like factor isoform X2, whose protein sequence is MSGFDLVPVDGGDPVHLPPGETVLGRGPLLGISDKRVSRHHGLLENLSGELRLKATHLNPCFIQSTPTDDPRPLQKGSWHVLRHGDFFSLLPGRFIYEVVSVGGDERTPRNSQMSEEEEEETLPVPPDPAVDLRPAARLNQEEPPPSAAQEEDEEAERPFKGDSAGSVKDDQQGAAPSVTRRRVLPAWMLAAVPAAKTPSSTPTVRTCRPAAPSPATKRAAVAQATPATTSSPEEAEFTRKEEERPRKRRKLSDDEEQPEEAAAHRPAKPNKSEDSGENDSFTMKAEAEDKANESEKEGKMSENNRTSKRAEPAGSNGDAQSGPAPSKARVRTPCPYGKACYRKNPLHFQDCSHPGDTDYEEEEEEDKPECPYGSDCYRKNPLHRKEYKHTKKPARHVAKKTPADEEDEDEYEDSFIDDDSEDAGDDSDYVPPDSDSGKEDIKGLQREATAFLKRRK, encoded by the exons ATGTCTGGCTTCGACCTGGTCCCGGTGGACGGCGGGGATCCGGTCCACCTGCCACCCGGAGAGACGGTGTTGGGCCGGGGCCCGTTACTGGGA ATCAGTGATAAGCGAGTCTCCAGACACCACGGGCTGCTGGAGAACCTGAGCGGAGAGCTGCGCCTCAAAGCC ACACACCTGAACCCGTGCTTCATTCAGTCGACCCCCACCGATGACCCTCGACCTCTGCAGAAAGGTTCCTGGCACGTCCTTCGTCACGGAGACTTCTTCTCTCTGCTGCCGGGTCGGTTCATCTACGAGGTGGTGTCAGTGGGCGGAGACGAGCGCACGCCCAG GAACAGCCAGAtgtcagaagaagaagaagaagagacacTTCCTGTTCCTCCTGATCCAGCTGTGGATCTACGTCCAGCTGCCAGACTGAACCAGGAGGAGCCGCCGCCGTCAGCAGCTcaggaggaagacgaggaggcCGAGAGACCGTTCAAG GGAGACTCGGCAGGATCGGTGAAAGACGATCAGCAAGGCGCCGCTCCGTCGGTGACCAGGAGAAGAGTTTTACCTGCATGGATGCTGGCggctgtacctgctgcaaaGACTCCGTCCTCCACCCCGACAG TTCGGACCTGCCGACCTGCAGCGCCGTCACCTGCCACTAAACGAGCAGCTGTCGCACAAGCCACGCCCGCAACAACCTCCTCACCTGAGGAGGCGGAGTTCacaaggaaggaggaggagaggccgaggaagaggagaaaactGAGTGATGACGAAGAACAACCTGAG GAGGCCGCCGCCCACCGTCCGGCTAAACCGAACAAGTCTGAGGACAGCGGCGAGAACGACAGCTTCACCATGAAGGCGGAAGCGGAGGACAAAGCAAATGAGTCTGAGAAGGAGGGCAAGATGTCTGAAAACAACAGGACGTCTAAACGAGCCGAGCCTGCCGGGTCGAACGGAGACGCCCAGTCTGGCCCCGCCCCCTCCAAAGCCCGTGTCAGAACGCCGTGTCCGTACGGGAAGGCCTGCTACAG GAAGAACCCACTTCATTTCCAGGACTGCAGTCACCCTGGAGACACAGActacgaggaggaggaggaggaggacaaacCCGAGTGTCCCTACGGCAGCGACTGCTACAG gaaaAACCCCCTGCACAGGAAggaatacaaacacacaaagaaaccaG CTCGCCACGTCGCCAAAAAGACTCCCGCTGACGAAGAGGACGAGGACGAGTACGAGGACAGCTTCATTGATGACGACAGCGAGGACGCGGGCGATGACTCGGACTACGTCCCTCCTGACTCAGACAGCGGTAAGGAGGACATCAAAGGCCTGCAGAGAGAGGCTACGGCCTTCCTGAAGAGGAGGAAGTAG
- the cnrip1a gene encoding CB1 cannabinoid receptor-interacting protein 1a: MDDVPPIINISIALRIQPNDGPVFFKVDGTRFGQSRTIKLLTGSKYKIEVVLKPGNVEATNMNIGGVVFPLEQQSRDDESVVYHGQYDTEGVPHTKSGDRQPVQVSIEFIKAGTFETVWQAKYYNYYKREHCQFGNKFSSIEYECKPNETRTLMWINKEAFN; the protein is encoded by the exons ATGGACGACGTTCCCCCGATCATCAACATCTCCATCGCGCTGCGGATCCAGCCCAACGACGGCCCGGTCTTCTTCAAGGTGGACGGGACCCGGTTCGGCCAGAGCCGGACCATCAAGCTCCTCACGGGCTCCAAGTACAAGATCGAGGTGGTGCTGAAGCCTGGAAACGTCGAGGCCAC CAACATGAACATCGGCGGCGTCGTCTTCCCGCTGGAGCAGCAGTCCAGGGACGACGAGTCGGTGGTTTACCACGGCCAGTACGACACCGAGGGCGTCCCGCACACCAAGAGTGGCGATCGGCAGCCCGTCCAAGTCAGCATAGAG TTTATCAAGGCGGGGACGTTTGAGACGGTCTGGCAGGCCAAATACTACAACTACTACAAGAGGGAGCACTGCCAGTTCGGCAACAAGTTCAGCAGCATCGAGTACGAGTGCAAGCCCAACGAGACGCGGACCCTGATGTGGATCAACAAGGAGGCGTTCAACTGA
- the LOC134629626 gene encoding F-box only protein 48 codes for MQHVCGRTPPVFFLCEGSPALTAAEGTAPPRNFAETLPTEMSVRIFGELDAASLCSAARTCRLWHQIIEQSEQLWRKQCLMVRAICQREVDSDRRHGLSWKVILVRNYIRSLVKKDWLIGRFSHVRSADELSGRKLTPLDAETWGEILQAELDR; via the exons ATGCAGCATGTGTGTGGGAGGACTCCAccagtgttttttctctgtgaagGAAGCCCCGCCCTGACGGCAGCCGAAGGCACAGCCCCACCTCGCAACTTTGCCGAGACGCTGCCGACAGAAATGAGCGTGAGGATCTTTGGCGAGCTGGATGCGGCGAGCCTGTGCAGCGCGGCGAGGACCTGCAGGCTGTGGCATCAGATCATCGAGCAGAGCGAGCAGCTGTGGAGGAAGCAGTGCCTGATGGTCCGAGCCATCTGCCAGAGGGAGGTCGACAGCGACCGGAGACACGGCCTCTCCTGGAAG GTGATCCTGGTGAGGAACTACATCCGCAGCCTTGTGAAGAAAGACTGGCTGATTGGACGGTTCAGCCACGTGAGGTCGGCAGACGAGCTGAGCGGCAGGAAGCTGACGCCGCTGGACGCGGAGACCTGGGGCGAGATCCTGCAGGCCGAGCTGGATCGATGA